The proteins below are encoded in one region of Alkalispirochaeta americana:
- a CDS encoding tyrosine-type recombinase/integrase, translating to MTEDKELYRLGSLAERVLDSPDGASTREATGIEDELSRCREHLQRPRREKKRPLVQAKGRKDRQVPLSPRLWELLKQYRQEYQPKTWLFEGQKGGQYTVRSIQALFQRACKTAGIAKPATVHTLRHSYATHLLEKGTDLRIIQELLGHASTKTTEIYTHVSTTLISRVPNPLDELDLE from the coding sequence GTGACAGAAGACAAGGAACTCTACCGGCTGGGCTCCCTGGCAGAACGTGTCCTTGATTCACCCGATGGAGCCAGCACCCGGGAAGCTACAGGGATCGAGGACGAACTCAGCAGATGCCGGGAGCATCTGCAGCGCCCCCGGCGGGAAAAAAAGCGACCCCTTGTCCAGGCCAAGGGCAGGAAAGACCGGCAGGTTCCCCTTTCGCCCCGGCTCTGGGAGTTGCTGAAACAATACCGGCAGGAATACCAGCCCAAGACCTGGCTTTTTGAAGGGCAGAAGGGTGGCCAGTATACGGTGCGGAGCATCCAGGCCCTGTTCCAGCGGGCCTGCAAAACAGCAGGGATTGCCAAGCCCGCCACGGTCCACACCCTTCGTCACAGCTACGCCACCCACTTGCTGGAAAAAGGGACGGACCTGCGGATTATTCAGGAGCTTCTGGGTCACGCCAGCACCAAGACCACCGAGATTTACACCCACGTCTCCACCACCCTGATTTCCCGGGTCCCAAACCCCCTGGATGAGCTGGACCTGGAGTGA
- the pgmB gene encoding beta-phosphoglucomutase, protein MTTKVTIEAVIFDLDGVVVYTDEYHSRGWRRLCDDQGWRFPEEVSDQLRGVSRMESLQIILDSNGVSATGEEKEEMAHRKNEYYKTYLQEVDESALVPGAVDCIRELRRRGVLIGLGSASKNALTVLRGLGIEELFDQAVTGLDITRSKPDPQVFTLGGQRLGVSPERCAVFEDAVSGVEAANAAGMISVGFGPTQGLDQAGADLLVPDYAWLDIDAFLAGTLWS, encoded by the coding sequence ATGACGACAAAAGTGACGATAGAAGCTGTAATTTTTGATCTTGACGGCGTGGTGGTCTATACCGACGAGTATCACTCCCGGGGGTGGCGGCGTCTCTGCGATGACCAGGGCTGGCGTTTTCCCGAAGAGGTGAGCGATCAGTTGCGGGGGGTCTCCCGCATGGAGTCGCTCCAGATTATCCTTGATTCCAACGGGGTGAGCGCCACGGGGGAAGAGAAAGAGGAGATGGCCCACCGCAAGAACGAGTACTACAAGACCTACCTCCAGGAGGTGGACGAGAGTGCCCTGGTGCCGGGAGCGGTGGATTGTATCCGGGAGCTGCGACGCCGGGGCGTTCTGATCGGCCTTGGCAGTGCCAGCAAGAATGCTCTTACGGTGTTGCGGGGGCTGGGAATAGAAGAGCTCTTTGATCAGGCCGTGACGGGGCTGGATATTACCAGATCAAAGCCGGATCCCCAGGTGTTTACCCTGGGAGGCCAGCGGCTGGGTGTTTCTCCCGAGCGGTGCGCGGTTTTTGAGGACGCCGTGAGCGGTGTCGAGGCTGCCAACGCAGCAGGGATGATCTCTGTGGGTTTTGGGCCAACCCAGGGGCTGGACCAGGCCGGGGCTGACCTTCTGGTGCCTGACTACGCCTGGCTGGATATCGATGCCTTTCTGGCGGGAACGCTCTGGTCCTGA
- a CDS encoding tRNA dihydrouridine synthase, whose product MTTLWQDLPRPIFTLAPMEDVTDTVFRRLVRSWAHRWGAPGPSVLFTEFTRIDSAIRSTPEKPDGRLRSTPEEAPLVVQVWGTNPAEFEEGAAALEAMGFAGIDINMGCPAWKVRKSGACSALIGTPSLAAELIAACRRGTSLPISVKTRTGITIAETDRWCRFLLDQGIDALVLHGRVADEMYDGWADWREIRRTVEIRDSLGSRAAVIGNGDVCSLDHALRLTEQTGVDGVMIGRGIFFDPLLFARNSPTPPPPWEDLPLQERVGYLVEHIQAYQQEWQGKRSFEVLKKFFRNYFLPHSPRETALLRRLYTLGSPAAVTELLEEACQAEPQDQSVPARKASISSQA is encoded by the coding sequence ATGACAACGCTTTGGCAGGACCTTCCCCGACCAATCTTTACTCTGGCCCCCATGGAAGACGTGACCGACACCGTTTTCCGTCGGCTGGTCCGCTCCTGGGCTCACCGCTGGGGAGCCCCTGGCCCCTCGGTTCTCTTCACGGAGTTCACCCGGATAGACTCGGCAATCCGCTCCACCCCGGAAAAGCCCGACGGACGCCTGCGATCCACCCCCGAGGAAGCCCCCCTGGTGGTTCAGGTCTGGGGAACAAACCCGGCGGAATTTGAGGAAGGGGCCGCCGCCCTCGAGGCGATGGGCTTTGCCGGAATCGACATCAACATGGGATGCCCCGCCTGGAAAGTGCGGAAATCGGGGGCCTGTTCAGCCCTGATCGGCACCCCCTCCCTGGCAGCGGAGCTGATCGCCGCCTGCCGCCGGGGAACCTCCCTGCCCATAAGTGTAAAGACCCGCACGGGCATCACCATCGCCGAGACAGACCGGTGGTGCCGGTTTCTCCTGGATCAGGGGATCGATGCTCTGGTGCTGCACGGCCGCGTGGCCGACGAGATGTACGATGGATGGGCCGACTGGCGGGAGATTCGCCGGACCGTGGAGATCCGCGATTCCCTGGGCTCCCGGGCAGCGGTAATTGGCAACGGTGATGTCTGCTCCCTGGACCACGCCCTGCGCCTGACCGAGCAAACCGGCGTGGACGGGGTGATGATCGGCCGGGGGATCTTCTTTGACCCCCTCCTCTTTGCCCGAAACTCCCCCACCCCGCCGCCGCCCTGGGAGGACCTCCCCCTGCAGGAACGGGTGGGGTATCTGGTGGAACACATCCAGGCCTACCAGCAGGAATGGCAGGGGAAACGCTCCTTCGAGGTGCTCAAGAAGTTTTTCCGCAACTACTTTCTGCCCCACTCACCCCGGGAAACAGCCCTCCTGCGCCGCCTCTACACCCTGGGAAGCCCCGCCGCAGTCACAGAGCTTCTCGAAGAGGCCTGTCAGGCAGAGCCTCAGGACCAGAGCGTTCCCGCCAGAAAGGCATCGATATCCAGCCAGGCGTAG
- a CDS encoding glycosyltransferase has translation MAHRGLKIALVFEIFHPVVNGIITSGQNLAENLRALGHEVIFLVPDTGEFREPTLGGVAVYRIPSLPCRSYPGMRYVLPWNRAVGEILTREGVQVLHITGPWFLTMAAVRAARNRGIPVVHTFHTMVHEADYLLYMVRFRRLVPLVRRLGWRFYGWYIARCAAHTAPSALACRVLTRQFPCSRPRQISNGVDTALFRREAPSLEELRRRYPWFTDRTVLFVGRLGREKSLDVLIRAAAILRGRPGLERFRLALVGDGPSRDSYRGLVRSLNLEGCVHFPGYLPHGDLLASGLLHRARVFATASTTENQPMTVIEAICCGVPVVVPDVAGIRELVGENGLGVAPGDPRAFAEALEALCTGDDLHRGASRAALAMARRFDGAAVARQMLDLYQEVLRRESGRAPKRCRAPRGRLALGGRLALRGRLAPERSGRYTFRYDEKNDDKSDDRSCNF, from the coding sequence GTGGCGCACAGAGGCCTGAAGATTGCCCTGGTCTTCGAGATCTTCCACCCCGTGGTGAACGGTATTATCACCTCGGGGCAAAACCTGGCGGAGAACCTCCGGGCTCTGGGCCATGAGGTGATCTTTCTGGTGCCCGACACGGGGGAGTTCCGCGAGCCCACCCTGGGGGGCGTGGCGGTATACCGGATTCCGAGCCTGCCCTGCAGGAGTTATCCGGGGATGCGCTATGTTCTGCCCTGGAACCGCGCCGTGGGGGAGATCCTCACCCGGGAGGGGGTCCAGGTTCTGCATATTACCGGCCCCTGGTTTCTCACCATGGCGGCTGTGCGGGCCGCCCGAAACCGGGGGATCCCCGTGGTTCATACCTTTCATACCATGGTTCACGAGGCGGATTATCTGCTCTATATGGTGCGGTTCCGCAGGCTGGTGCCTCTGGTGCGGCGTCTGGGCTGGCGTTTCTACGGCTGGTACATAGCCCGCTGTGCCGCTCATACTGCCCCCAGTGCGCTGGCCTGCCGGGTGCTGACGCGGCAGTTTCCCTGTTCCCGGCCCCGGCAGATCTCCAACGGGGTGGATACGGCGCTTTTCCGGCGGGAGGCGCCCTCTCTGGAGGAGCTGCGCCGCCGCTACCCCTGGTTTACGGACCGGACGGTGCTCTTTGTGGGGCGCCTGGGCCGGGAAAAATCCCTGGATGTCCTGATCAGGGCGGCGGCAATCCTGCGGGGCCGGCCCGGCCTTGAGCGGTTTCGCCTGGCCCTGGTGGGGGACGGCCCCTCCCGGGATAGCTATCGCGGTCTGGTGCGCTCCCTGAACCTGGAGGGGTGCGTTCATTTCCCGGGATACCTTCCCCATGGGGATCTCCTCGCAAGCGGTCTTCTGCACCGGGCCAGGGTCTTCGCCACGGCCAGCACCACCGAAAACCAGCCTATGACGGTGATCGAGGCGATCTGTTGCGGAGTTCCCGTGGTGGTTCCCGATGTGGCGGGTATCAGGGAGCTGGTGGGGGAGAACGGCCTGGGGGTTGCTCCGGGGGATCCCCGGGCCTTTGCCGAGGCTCTGGAGGCGCTTTGTACCGGCGATGATCTCCACAGGGGGGCCTCGCGGGCAGCCCTGGCGATGGCCCGGCGGTTCGACGGCGCTGCCGTGGCCCGGCAGATGCTGGATCTCTACCAGGAGGTTCTGCGGAGGGAGTCCGGCCGTGCCCCGAAGCGTTGCCGTGCCCCGAGGGGTCGTCTTGCGCTGGGGGGGCGTCTTGCGCTGAGGGGTCGTCTTGCCCCGGAGCGGTCTGGCCGTTACACTTTCCGGTATGACGAAAAAAATGACGACAAAAGTGACGATAGAAGCTGTAATTTTTGA
- a CDS encoding Lcl domain-containing protein, translating to MGHETGASGNDLGTGMSNTALIAGVSDEHAAHLASKAGINGFDDWFLPSNQELHALYETLFRQQIGGLLRESYWSSTERTSDRAMVTNFDLGGQISGRKLHAYRVRPIRAF from the coding sequence ATGGGTCACGAGACAGGAGCCTCGGGCAACGATCTTGGCACGGGGATGTCCAACACAGCCCTGATCGCCGGAGTCTCCGATGAACACGCCGCTCATCTGGCCTCGAAGGCCGGGATCAACGGCTTCGACGACTGGTTTCTTCCGTCAAACCAGGAGTTGCACGCCCTCTACGAGACGCTCTTTCGCCAACAGATCGGGGGGCTCCTGCGGGAAAGCTACTGGAGCTCCACCGAGCGCACCTCCGACCGCGCAATGGTCACGAACTTCGATCTGGGCGGACAGATCTCCGGCAGAAAACTCCACGCCTACCGGGTCAGGCCCATCCGGGCGTTTTAG